One stretch of Tachysurus fulvidraco isolate hzauxx_2018 chromosome 12, HZAU_PFXX_2.0, whole genome shotgun sequence DNA includes these proteins:
- the LOC113641414 gene encoding BCL-6 corepressor-like protein 1 — protein MHWIHFGFDSLHSVDSCQQHSCTWFSSLMIFSPTVHLCICPSLCICPSLCICPSLCICPSLCICPSLCICPSLCICPSLCTCPSLCICPSLGICPSLCICPSLGICPSLGICPSLCICPSLCICPSLCICPSLCICPSLCTCPSLCTCPSLCTCPSLCTCPSLYLSISLYLSISLYLSISLYLPISLYLPISLYLPISLYLPISRYLPISRYLPISRYLPISRYLSISRYLSISPSLSAPAPLSLPPPTLSLCPSHSPSLCPSHSPSLCPSHSPSLCPLPLSLSAPLTPSICPSHPLPLFISLPHPPPLCPTPDSIRLNSRSVSVETDEVFSEYCSRFTVGSDAAGSL, from the exons ATGCATTGGATTCACTTTGGGTTTGATTCTCTACACAGCGTCGATTCCTGCCAGCAACATTCATGCACTTGGTTTTCCTCACTGATGATCTTTTCACCTACTGTCCATCTCTgtatctgtccatctctctgtatctgtccatctctctgtatctgtccatctctctgtatctgtccatctctctgtatctgtccatctctctgtatctgtccatctctctgtatctgtccatctctctgtacctgtccatctctctgtatctgtccatCCCTCGgtatctgtccatctctctgtatctgtccatCCCTCGGTATCTGTCCATCTCTCGgtatctgtccatctctctgtatctgtccatctctctgtatctgtccatctctctgtatctgtccatctctctgtatctgtccatctctctgtacctgtccatctctctgtacctgtccatctctctgtacctgtccatctctctgtacCTGTCCATCTCTGTACttgtccatctctctgtatctgtccatctctctgtatctgtccatctctctgtatctgcccatctctctgtatctgcccatctctctgtatctgcccatctctctgtatctgcCCATCTCTCGGTATCTGCCCATCTCTCGGTATCTGCCCATCTCTCGGTATCTGCCCATCTCTCGGTATCTGTCCATCTCTCGGTATCTGTCcatctcaccctctctctctgcccctgcccccctctctctgccccctcccactctctctctctgcccctcccactccccctctctctgcccctcccactccccctctctctgcccctcccactccccctctctctgccccctcccactctctctctctgcccctctcACCCCCTCTATCTGCCCCTCACACCCTCTCCCCCTATTTATCTCTCTGCCCCACCCACCCCCTCTCTGCCCCACCCCTGACAGTATCAGATTAAACAGCAGGTCTGTGTCTGTGGAAACTGATGAAGTGTTTAGTGAATATTGCAGCAG GTTCACTGTAGGCTCCGATGCAGCAGGTTCACTGTAG
- the ppp1cb gene encoding serine/threonine-protein phosphatase PP1-beta catalytic subunit, producing MAEGELNVDSLISRLLEVRGCRPGKIVQMTEAEVRGLCIKSREIFLSQPILLELEAPLKICGDIHGQYTDLLRLFEYGGFPPEANYLFLGDYVDRGKQSLETICLLLAYKIKYPENFFLLRGNHECASINRIYGFYDECKRRFNIKLWKTFTDCFNCLPIAAIIDEKIFCCHGGLSPDLQSMEQIRRIMRPTDVPDTGLLCDLLWSDPDKDVQGWGENDRGVSFTFGADVVSKFLNRHDLDLICRAHQVVEDGYEFFAKRQLVTLFSAPNYCGEFDNAGGMMSVDESLMCSFQILKPSEKKAKYQYGGVNSGRPVTPPRTAQAPKKR from the exons ATGGCGGAAGGTGAACTGAACGTAGACAGCCTCATCTCTCGGCTCTTGGAAG tgcGAGGATGTCGCCCAGGGAAGATCGTCCAGATGACGGAGGCTGAGGTTCGAGGTCTGTGTATTAAATCCAGAGAGATCTTCCTCAGTCAGCCCATCCTGCTGGAGCTGGAGGCACCACTCAAAATCTGTG GTGACATCCACGGACAGTACACCGACCTGCTGAGGCTGTTCGAGTACGGCGGGTTTCCCCCAGAGGCAAACTATCTGTTCCTGGGTGATTATGTTGACCGAGGGAAGCAGTCCCTCGAGACCATTTGCCTGCTGCTGGCCTACAAGATCAAATACCCTGAGAACTTCTTCCTGCTCAGGGGCAACCACGAGTGCGCCTCCATCAACCGCATCTACGGCTTCTACGACGAGT GTAAGCGCAGGTTCAACATAAAGCTGTGGAAAACCTTCACCGACTGCTTTAACTGCCTCCCCATCGCTGCCATCATCGACGAGAAGATCTTCTGCTGCCACGGAG GTCTCTCTCCTGACCTGCAGTCTATGGAGCAAATCCGAAGGATCATGAGGCCCACGGACGTTCCtgatacag gtcTGCTGTGTGATCTCTTGTGGTCCGACCCTGATAAAGACGTGCAGGGTTGGGGAGAGAACGACCGGGGTGTGTCCTTCACCTTTGGAGCCGACGTGGTCAGTAAATTCCTCAACCGTCACGATCTGGACCTGATCTGCAGAGCGCACCAG GTGGTGGAGGACGGGTATGAGTTCTTTGCGAAGCGGCAGTTGGTCACTCTGTTCTCAGCCCCGAATTATTGTGGAGAGTTCGACAACGCCGGAGGCATGATGAGCGTCGACGAGTCCCTCATGTGCTCCTTTCAG atCCTGAAGCCCTCAGAGAAGAAGGCTAAGTATCAGTACGGAGGTGTGAACTCGGGCCGCCCCGTCACACCTCCCCGCACCGCACAGGCCCCGAAGAAGAGGTGA